The following DNA comes from Rhodopirellula halodulae.
GCTCAGGGTCAGCTTCACCTGACGTTTGAACGCCCGGTTCGCAAAAAGTCTCCGCTGCCCGCGATGGAAACGCTATCGCTGGGCGATGTAATTCATTTCGGTGGCAAGGATTTGACCGTCGCTGAAATCGGAGTCGCAAAAGCACGCACCGCACAAGGTGAAATCCCGTGGCCGTTCCGTCCTGGCGATGAACACCGCTACGTCGATTTGCACGGTGCTGCCGACGAGGACGGTGGTGCGTGGTTCGCCACTTTCGATTATTCCCGCGGCGACCAGACGACCTATGTCGGGCGAACCGTCACCGCAGACAAGCTCAATCTATCGACACCCGATTGGCAGCCGGATCCGGGGTCGGGAACGATCGCCGTTCCATCGCTGCATTTGAATTGCCCGAAGTGTGGAGGTTCGTTGGACCTGCACGCTCCCAAAGAAACGCTTCGGGTTGGTTGCCAACACTGCGGAGCGTTGCTTGAGAACGATGACGGTCGTTTGCAACTGCTGACGATGCTGGAACAACGCGAGATGCACACTTCGTTGCCTCTGGGCGTTCGCGGAAATATTCGCGGAACTGAGTACATCATCATTGGCATCATGGCTCGGTTCGTCCGCTACGCCGGGTCGACATACCCGTGGACGGAATACTTGTTGTACGCCCCCGGTGTGGGCTTCCGCTGGCTAGTCGAGAACGACCGACATTGGTCGTTTGTCGAGCCAGTTCCGGGCGTCGCAATGAACCCGATGTCGCGAAGCCTCCGCTACGACGGTGACTCGTTCCGTGTCTACGATCGGGCCACCGCGATCGTGCGTCATGTGATTGGTGAGTTCTACTGGAAAGTGCAGCAAGGCGACCGTGTCGAAACCGCCGACTTCATCGCACCGCCTCGAATGCTATCGATCGAAGACAGCGGCGACGGCAAAACTCGCGAACGCGTCGTGTCGTTGGGCACTTACATGACGCCCGCTGAAATTGAATCCGCGTTTGAGGTGGAAAACTTGACGCGACCATGGGGTGTCGGCGTCATTCAACCTTCGCCGCCGATCTCGATCGGGGTTTGGAGCGGATGGTTTTTCTTTCTGTTCTATCTGCTGGTGATGTTCGTAATGAACCAACGCAGCGCATCGGCAACGCCATCGGCTGACGGATGGTTGTTCTTCTACGCTGCGATCTTCGTATCAGCCATTCCCATCGGTTGCATCGTTTTCAAATACAACTTCGAAGTCTCCCGCTGGAAAGAAAGTGACTTCAGCCCATACGCCAGTGGAGACAGCTGATGAAACTGCTACGGATTTATTTGATCGTCGGCTTTCTGGTTTGCGGCTGGTACACGATTGCCGCCGTTCGCGGATGGAAAGCCGTCAACCTTGGCATCGTCGACAACATGAACAATGGCAGCGGCGGCGGCCGAGCCTACGGCGGTTCATGGGGTGGCGGAAAGTAGCCGTCCAAAACTTGCTCGCGAAACAGACCTCTCACTGACCACATCACAACACAATCGAAATTGAAGGCCCAACGATGAATCAACCATGGACCGAACTTGCTCAAAGCACCACTGTTGCCGTCCCAGTCGAACCCGTCACCAGTCTGGATCTGCTGCTGCAACACTTGATTGCGGCGTGTGTGTTTTCAATTGTGGGCATCGTTGTCTTCTTGGGATGCCTGGTGTTGATGGAGAAGTTGACCCCTTTTTCGATCCTGCATGAGATTGGCGAAGAGCATAACTTGGCCGTTTCCATCGTTGTCGCAGCGATTGTGCTTGGAATCTCGATCATCATCGCCGCGTCCGTCATCGGTTGACGAACATCGCCCCCTGATGAATCGCGGTGGCATGTCAGCAATTGTGTAGAGCCCAGACGCGAACGCCGCTCGTGCCGACAAGTAGCACCGGCAAACGAGCGAGTGCCGAACGAACTGTTGCCGGACGTGATGGGCGACGAATCGTCGGTCCATCTTTTCCAGCGTCGCACGGCCGGTTCCACCAGATAGAGCCTTGCACTTGGCTTCGCTTTGCTTGCCCGCGTGCGGGACACTGCCTATCTTTACCGCGATGCCAAGAGTCAACCCGCGACGATGAGCGTTGCGATCGTTTCACAACTTGGGTGTGAAACCCAGATTGGAAACGGATGACAAGTCTTCCTCGAGAACCTGTCATCAAAGTTGACTCTTTCTGCGCACTGGAGGCGCAACACGCGATGAAGACCACGCCTAATTGGCGTGATCCGCCCCAGCGACAAGCTTGCTCTAACCGGCAATCTTTCCGTCGCCGCGACAACCGACGGCTCGTTCATCGGGTCGTCCGGTTTGGAGCAAACAGGGTGATATTTCATCGACTCGGTTTTTTGACCGGGCACGTTTTGTGACCTAAGTTTGCTCAGCCCCACGGTTCGGAGTGTCTTCCGCGGGGCTTGGACACACCCCTGTCCAGCATTCCCCCTCCAACGACACTCTCGATGGAATCGGCGCATGGATTTGTTAACGACGATCAACCGATGTTTTGCCTTGGACAAGCAAACCAACGTGTCGCACCAAGACAACGCAGTTGTTTCGCGTGTTGGTCGCCAGCGCACCTCGCAACGACTTCGCACGTTCGCGTTGATTGTCGGATCCTTCGCCGTGGGCGGTTCCGCCCTGCCAGCCCAGGCACAAGGCTTCGTGCCCTCGCGCGGTCCCGTTGCTTCCGCCCCAACCAATGACGCGGAACGCCAGCTCGACGAACAAGAACGATCCAAGGCACTCGCCGATGGCATCGAATTAGAAGAAGCCGGACAATGGGGCGATGCGATCGATCACTACGAAGCGGCCACCCGTCGTTTCCCGCAAGACCGGATGTTGTACCAGCGTCTGCTGATCAGCCGTTTGCGTTTTGATGTCGAACGTCGCTACCAAGATCAAACCTACCTGCAATCGCTCCGCGACATGACGACGTCGCAATCGCTGGATTTGTACAGCGAGATCTTGGCAAATCTGCAAACACACTATGTTGACACGATCGAGTGGTCGCGAGTGCTGTTGCACGGCACTGCGGCTCTCGAAACCGCGTTGGACGACGAAACGTTCGTTCAAACGATGTTGCCGAACACAAGCCGGGAGCAAATTGAAAAGTTCCGGATGGAGATCCATCACCGCATTAGCAACCGCTCCACCCAGAGTCGTTTCGATTTGCGAGCCACGGTGTCTCAAGTCGCGTCGATGGCCAACCAAGAACTCGGGCTGAGCGGAACAGCAACCGTGCTGGAATTCGTCAGCGGAGCCGTGTCGACACTGGATACCTACACACGATTGCTCTCGCCCGGTCAGTTGGACGATATGTTCAGCACGATTGACGGCAATTTCGTTGGGCTGGGGGTCGAGCTGAAACCAGGCGAAGACTGCTTGCAGATTTTGTCTGTGATTCCCGGCGGGCCGGCCGATGAAGCCGGTATCAAGGCGGGCGATCGTATCATGGGTGTGGACACAACCTCGGCCGCCGACCGCGACCCAGACTTCGTTGCCGATTTGCTGCGTGGTCCAGAAGGCTCGTCGGTGTCGTTGGAGATCGCTTCGGTGGATCAACCCGCCCGCCGAATTCAGGTCGCTCGCCGTCGTGTGGATGTGCCTTGCGTTGAAAACGTGCACCTGGTCGATACAGAAGCCAAGGTTGGTTACTTCCGATTGACGAACTTTCAAAAGTCGACGCCCAAAGAAGTCGAACAGGCTTTGTGGGACCTGAGCCGTCAAGGCATGCGGTCACTGATCATCGATCTGCGAGACAACCCAGGCGGACTGTTGCCAGCGTCGGTCGAGGTTGCGGACCGTTTCATCTCGACCGGCCGTATTCTGACGACTCGCGGACGCAACGCTCGCGAAAACTTTGATTACACGGCACACCGTCCGAACACTTGGAACGTTCCGCTGGCGGTTTTGATCGACCGAAACAGTGCCAGTGCCAGCGAGATTTTCTCGGGTGCCATTCGCGATGCGAATCGCGGAACGGTGGTGGGCGAAAAGAGCTATGGCAAAGGCAGCGTGCAGGGGATCTTCCGCATGCAAGCCGCCCAGTTCGGATTGTGCTTGACCACCGCAAAGTTCTATTCGCCCAGCGGCCGAGCGATCAGCCGCAACGGCGTGGAGCCTCATATCTCCGTCCCACCGACCTACATCGCGGCTCGTCCCGATGAAAGCGGACGTTTGGTCACGGAATTGGAAGACGACGTGCTTCAAAAAGCCATCGAGTTCCTGGGCCAGTCGGCTCAATAAAGACTGTCCCGGCCCAAGCCGCAAAAACGTAGGTCCGGTTCCACAGGACAATTACCTGAAACCGTGCGAACACCCCAAGCGCCCGGCCGGACCGGACGCTTGGGATATCACTGATCGATCAAGCTTTGCTGGACAATTCTTCTCGCTTGGCGGCGATGATCGCCAGCAATTCACGCTGGGGTTTGACAAATTTGTCGACCCCTTCGTCCATCAAAAACTTGTGCATGTGAGCCACGTCCAACGCGCCATCAATCTCGTCTTGGACAGCTTGCGAAGGCATCTCGTCGACTTGACGTTTGAACGTTTCACCGCTGGCGTCGACCGCTTCGTTGGTCGATGGTGGGTTGGTTTGAATGTCACTGCCAGCCAACGCCGCCACGTACTTCCACGGTGGATCGTCTTTGCTCTTCGTACCTGTGCTGGCGAAGATCAACTCCTGCTCCAGCTTCAAACCTTTGTCGGCCCAGAACTCTTGGTTCTCTTTCCAAATGCGTTTGGCGTTCAAGATGCCGACCTGGCCTTGAGCATCGCTGGATAGGTTCGGCAGTTCTTTCTGAGTGTAAACATCGATTCGCGAAATAAAGATGCTGTACACGGACTTGAATTGATCCAGCGAACGAATGCCAGCTTCCGCCGCGCGCTGAGCGCCTTTCCAAACGGCTTCACGAGCCGCGTGGTACTGGTCCGCGGTGAACATCAACGTGACGTTCAGCGTGATTCCGTTGGCGGCCAGTTCTTCCAACGCGGCCAAGCCGGCTTCCGTGGCAGGAACTTTGATCATGCGGTTGGTGTGGCCCGCGTTCCACTGCTTGCCGAGCTCGATGTAGCGTTCCGCAATGTCCGCCGCTGAAAACTTCTGATCCGGGTCTTCCAAAATCGGATCCAATTCGAAGCTCACCCAGCCCGCATTGCCGCCGGTGGATTCGTGGATCGACGCGAATTTCTTTTCCGCGTCGTTGACCAATTCGTCGGTCAACGCCCACGCGATGGCTTCGTCGTCGTGACCTTCGCTGAGCAGTTCGTCGATTCGCGAATCGAAACCGCCCGCTTTGACGATTCCCGAGATGATGGCCGGATTGCTGGTCGCCCCGACGGCGCCCCAAGCGAGGTTTTGGTCGACTTCGGATGGTTCGACGGAATCCAGGTACAGCTTGGTGCCGGAATCAATCAGTGACTGGAGGGATGCAGACATCGGTTCTCTTCAGTGAGCAGAGTGGAAACGTTCATTCGTCAAATCGCTGACGATTTCACGAACGACGCGAACGGGCAAAGGAAACGACCAGGCCAATCGTGCAAAATGCGATCCGAAATCCCGACGGGCGAAAACCTGGTTTCCATGTCCAACGACGGGCGTCGCGGCACAAAATGCAGATCGCCGTGTGTCGAAGAAGAACAGCTCCCCACCACAGGACGGGTGGATCCTGAAAATGGACCTTGAAACATGTTCAAATGACAGCACTTTGCGTTGCGAAATGGGCTGTTTTGCCAATTAGACTGCATTGAGCCTGATTTGTGGGGGTGGGGCAATCGGTCACATTCAAGATTCATCCCGGATTCCTTCGCGAAGGTAAATGATCCAAGCCAAACCTTCCTATTTTTTCTAATCCGTTCAAATGTGTTCCAAGCTGTGAAACGTTTGGCCCGTGCAAACGCATTGACGTGGACCTTACGCCAAGTCCCCGATAGCTTACTGCTCGATTGACAACGTCCGTCCAACTCAAATCGGCATGTGATTGCCGACCCGAATCGACTTCTCTTCATCGGAATCCTTCATGACCGCAGATTCAGCCAAGCCGTCGTTCCTGGAGCGACCCGGCCCGTTGGGGCTGACCGTGGCTTTGTTGATTTTGATGGGATTTTTCTTCTTCTTGCCCTCCGCCTTCCGCGCGGCTCGCATGGGTTTGAAGAACAAAGAGAATGACGTCAAAGATTGGCTTCCCAGCGATTTCCCAGAGACCGCGGAACTCGACTGGTTCGCGGATCACTTCGCCGGCGAGAGCTTTGTGCTGCTGACCTGGGAAGGTTGCAACGTCGGCGATCAACGTCTGCGTTTGCTGGAAGAGAAACTGCTGCATGAATCCGCCAATTACCGTGAGCAATTGGCTGCCGAGGAAGCGTGGGGCGAAGATGCGTTGTCGCTGGCCGAAATCCAGGCTCGCGTTCGCGCGCGTGAACTCGGCGAAGAGTTGCAACTGCTGCCGCCCGGCCAGGAACTGACGAACTGGGGTGGCGAAGACGAGAAGTGGTTGGCCTCGGCTGATGGGACGTGGTACTACATCCAACCCGACGGCAAACTGTTCCGTTGGGAAGAGTCCATGAATGGCCCCGCGGCGCTCATCCGCAAGGTCAACAAGGCAGCGGGTCGTTACGAACTGCGTGGGCAATTTGTGACCGCCTTTGGGGATCCATCCACACCGGAACGAGTCAACCCGTTCTACAACGATCCCATGTTGCTTTGCGCGCCGCTGTTTCAAACGGTGCAAACGGGAGCCACCATCGCGGAAGAGTTGGCAGCCGAGGATGGACCTCTGTGGCCAATCGATTTGACCGATGTCACGAAGAAGCCCATCGTGGCCAAGCGTTTGGCGATGGAGCGTTTGACCGGAACCTTGTTCGCTCCGGCCGTTCCTTTCGAATTCGACTGGAAGCCTGAATCCTTTGTCGAGCAGTTGCCGGCTGATCGGCGATCCGAAGTTCCCGACGACGCCGACCAACGCATCGCAACCACATTGCAAGAGTTCGTTGATTCGCGATTGGAAGGCGATGCATCACGATTGCCGACGGCGCTGACGCAGATTCAAACGGATGCCTGGTACGCGGTTTACGATTCGCTCGGTGTGGAACCACCGCCACGTTTGACATGCTTGCTGGTCACGTTGACGGACCTTGCCAAAGACAACCTGGCGTTCGCAATCGGTCGTGGCACGCTCGGAATGCCTCAGGGACGCTTGTTGCAACTCGCGAAACAGTCCGGCATTCAACCGCCGCTGCCACCCAGCAGTGCACCGCCACCGTTCAATCGCGAACCACCGGAATCGATCGGTGGCATGCCGCCGTTGCGAATGGGTGGGCCTCCCGTCGACAACATCGCCATCGACGAAGAAGGCACCGTCACTTTGGTGCGTCTGGTCGGTTATTGCATCTTGGTTGGCGTGTTGCTGTCGTACTTCTGCTTCCGCAGTTTCAAAGTCACCATCATGTTGTTCATCGTCGGCGGGTCCGCTGCGATGCTCAGCATGTCCGTCGTCGGTTGGACCGGCGGCCGAGTCGATGCAATTTTGATGTCGATGCCGTCACTGGTGTATGTGTTGGGCCTGTCCGGTTCCATTCACGTGATCAACTACTACCGCGACGAAGTGCGTTTCCGAGGCCGTCGCGGCGCGGCGACTCGAGCACTGAAACACGCCGCGTTGCCGTGTACTTTGGCCGCGCTAACGACCGCCATTGGTTTGGCGTCCCTGTTCACCAGCAATCTGAAACCGATCAGCAACTTCGGTCTGTATTCCGCGATCGGTGTGATTTCGACATTGGGCGTGCTGTTCAGTTATCTCCCAGCCGCTCTGGAAACATTCTCGCCGCAGTTCGGACAAGACAAAGCTGAAGAACGCAAACGTTTGGCTGCTGCCAAGAAAGCCGCGAACGCGGAAGGCACGTCGCCCGGCGACACAACCAAACCGCAAAAGGGCGCCGTGTCCGGCGAACTGGAATTGGCGGCTTGGTGGGCTGGCGTGGGGCGTTGGATCACGGGCAACCATGCGATGGTCAGCACCGTTTGCCTGGTCGGGTTGGTGTTGGCTTCGCTGGGGTTGTTCAAGATCACCACATCGGTGCAGTTGCTAAAGCTATTCGATCCTCAGGCTCGTATCCTTCGCGACTATGCATGGTTGGAAGATCACTTCGGCAATCTAGTGCCGATGGAAATCGTGGTCCGCATGCCGCCCGAAATCCAACGTCCGATGCGATTGGCAAACGCCACCACAGAGGAGGAAACCGAAGCGGAAGACAAGTTGTCCGATCCGGTGTCGCTGAGTCTGCTCGAGCGGATCGAAGCGGTCTCGCGAATTCGAAAAGTCGTCACCCGATCACTGGGTGAGGAAGGCATCGCGAAAGTTGGCCAAGCGTCGAGCATGGACACCTTCATCGCTCCGCTGCCCGACGTCAGCAATGGTTGGAGTGCCCAACGCAATCTGTTCAACAACCGGTTGACGGAATCGCGATCGGAGCTGTTAGAAAGCGACTACGTCAAACTCGAAAAGAACGGCCCGCTGAAAGACAGCGAGTTGTGGCGTTTGAGCCTTCGCGTCAGTGCCTTGTCCGACGTTGACTACGGACTGTTCATCAATGAACTGAAAGACGCCGTTGATCCGGTGGTCCAGGCCTATCGAGTGCGATCGGAACTGATTCGAGAAATTCAACAGCCTGACGGCACTCAGATTCCCAAAGCCAAGGTGTTGGTGCTCGGGGCACAGAACGTGGTCGATCTCGATTCTGCTTCCTTGGTGAAGGTCGATGAAGCGACGGGCGAAAAAGTGGTCGATCAACAAGCGATCTTTTTGTCGACGCTTCGTGAGTTGCTCGGCAATGAACGCATTCGTCAGAGCTGGATCGATCCCAACGCGGAAGACGCCATCGCACGAACCACGGACGACAATTGGGACCGCCGCATTGCCGCCGCCGACGTGGTGGTCGATGTCTCGGATTTGCCATTCGCTGACTCTGCGGAATTGGCGGATGACAGTGCGGCATTGGCGACAAAGGGTGCGGCTCGTTTGCTGACCGCGCGGGATGTGATCGCCAAGTCGATTCCGAAACACATTTTGGCGCTGGACAAAGTCGCCAGTGGGCAACCGGATCGACTGCCAATCTTTGAACTGGACGAACCCGCCACGCCGCAAGTCATCTACACCGGCGTCGTCCCCGTGGTCTATAAAGCCCAACGCACGCTTTTGGGCAGCTTGGTTGAGTCCATCCTGTTGGCATTCGTGTTGATTGGGATCGTGATGATCGTCTTGCTGAACCCCGGGGCGTTCCCAACACGCTGGTTGATGCCCGCCAACATCCAATCCGGATTGTTGGCCGGTGCCGTTTCGATGATCCCCAATGTCTTCCCGGTTTTGCTGGTCTTCGGCTTGATGGGTCACTTGAGAACGGCGGTCGACATCGGAACGATGATGACGGCCAGTGTTGCGATGGGTGTTGCCGTCGATGACACCATTCACTTTCTGACTTGGTTTCGCCAATTCTTGGAAGAAGGCAAGACTCGTCGCGAAGCTGTGATCGAGACCTACCGTCGAGTGGGGCCTGCGATGACGCAAACCACCATCGTCGGCGGATTAGGATTGTTCATTTTCGCGATGTCAACGTTCACGCCGACACAGCGTTTTGGAACGTTGATGTTGGTGATGCTCGCCGCGGCCTTGATCGGCGACTTGATCTTGCTTCCAGCCTTGCTGGCTGGACCGCTCGGGAAGGTTTTCAAACCCCGGCATGACCATCTGGGAAAGCCCACGTTTGATCCGGGGCAATCTGGCATTGCCGCCGCGAGTGAAATTGGCGGGGTCGAACTGGATTCGATGAGCGAAAGTGCCCGTGTCAACGACGATCGCGTTGTCACGGAGGACACTCCGGTGTTGAAACTGCACAAACCACCCGCACGCAAAGACGCCAATCGCCCATCGCCGAAGGGATAGCGGTGTCTTGCCTGCGAGTCGCATTCTGAGGTTACCCGCGGCGATCGGACCTTGTGTCGACAGGATCACCGGCAAGCTGGTTCAGTCCCTGCGGCGATTGTTTGTTTCGCGTGGCGGGTCCTCATGGCATTGCAGGCTGGTCTCGTTCGAACGGCAGACCATTTGCATCCACCGCCGTCCAAGTTCGCGTGGACGCGTCACTACGTCCGGTAATTTGCGTTGGTCAGGCAAACTCTCTTGCCTGAATCAAATGAACCATCTGATCGGATAGGTTCTGCTGCGAACGAGCATCAACGCATCGAATCAACCGTCGTCAGAACGTTCTGAATGAGGTACGCTCCGCGTCTCTTCGGGACTCACTTCATCGACGAATGCGACATGCCTTTGAAATCTTTGGCGGACCAGGCAACCAGTTACCGAGTGCGGTTCTGCATCGGACTGGTCGCGGTATGCATTCTCGCACCGCTGGCGATTCGTGATTCGGCTCGTGCACTCGGCACGATGTACAACGCCCCCGCGTTGTGGTTGCCCGAAGACATGCCGGTCCGCAAACAGTACGACGACTTCTCAAAGCTGTTTCAGGGTCAAGACGTTTTGATGATTGGTTGGGACGGGGCCAAGATCGGAAGCGAATCCGTCGACGAAGCCGCCAAAGCGTTGCTGCCTCTGACTGAGTCCACGCCGCAGCGTGCGGCGTACCTCGAAGGGGTCAGCTCGGGCCAACGCGTGTTTGATGTGCTGACCAGCCCGCCAACCAGTTTCTCCGAGCGTGCCACCAGGGCTCGACTGCGTGGCTCGCTGATTGGAGAAGACGGCGAGCAAACGATCGTGCTGGCGACTTTTACGGAAGCCGGCAGTTTAAAACGCCAGGAAGTCATTGATGACATCCGACAAATTGTCTCGGACAAAATCGGTGTCGACGCGGAGCAGATCTACACCGCAGGACCACCGACCGACGGGGCGCTCGTGGACGCGGAGGCTCAGACATCGATCGACCGATACACCCTGCCCTCGGTGATCTTGGGTGCATTGATCTGCGTCTTCTGCCTGAGGTCGCTTGTTCTGACAGCAATCATCATCATCGTGGCGGTGATTGGCCAAGGCATGTCATTGGCGATGGTGCTGTATTCCGGAATCGAGATGAACGCGATTCTGATTGTGTTGCCACCGCTTGTGTTTGTCTTGACCGCCAGCGCCGGCATCCACCTGTGCAACTACTACCGCGACGCGATGTGCAGCGATCCTGACATCGATCCCACCGCGGCAACACGCCAAGCGATGAAGGCGGGCATCTTGCCGTGCTGGTTGGCCGCGACGACGACGATCATCGGCCTTGGTTCGCTGGGGCTGGTGCGACTGGTTCCAGTCAGTGCCTTTGGGTTAATCGCCGCCGGATCAGTCTTCAGCACGCTGTTGTTGCTGTTGCTTCTCCTGCCCGGCGCGATGCAGTGGCATGGAGCCCGTCACCAAGCCAAACATCGTGCGAGCCGAAAGAGCACGAATGCCGAGGACAATGATCCCTTGCCTGTTCAAACGTGGCGAAAGAACATCGGCCACGCCTGGGAGGCTTTTGCCGCAAAGTTCATGAAGGTGCCGATCACGGTCGTCACCATCTTTACACTCATCACAGCCGTTGCGGCCTCCGGATTGCCGGACCTCACAACCTCCGTGAACATCCCACGTATGTTTCCGGCCGAGAGCCGCATACGGACGGACTACGCCTGGTTCGAAGAACACATTGGCCCCACGATCAATGCGGAAGTCGTGGTCCAGTTCGCTCCGGAGGCGATGCCTGATCCAATCGATCGATTTCGCTTGGTCCGTGACGTGGACGACCATCTTCGACAAACGGAATTGGTCGGCGGAGTCTTCTCGGCACGATCATTTCTTCCCAGTCCGCCGTCGAAAAAGAGCCGCAGCATTCGCTCCACCGTGCTGGAAGCCAACATTCGCAGGCAACTCAACGACCCCGATTCCGCGTTGCAAGACGCCGGCTACATCGCCAGCGACGAAGCCGGCAACCAATTGTGGCGGATCAGTTTTCGTTTTCCGTTTGACGAGGACATCGACTATCGGTCAGAGTTCGAACGCGTTCAGGCGGAACTCACCCCAATCTTGGAAGAAGCCGGCGACGGCATCACGGGAACGTTCACAGGGGGCGTTCCAATGACAACGGAATCGCAAGACGTTTTGCTGCAGGACCTCTTTCGCAGCTTTCTAGCCGCGTTTGGCATCGTCGCCATCATCATGATGCTGCTGCTGAGAAGTGTGTCCGGTGGCTTGGTTGCGATGTTCCCCAATTTGTTTCCAACCATCACCTTGTTCGGCACCATGGGTTTGATGCAGACCCCGCTGGACATCGGATCGGTGATGACCGCCAGTGTCGCACTGGGAATCGCGGTCGACGGAACAATCCACTTCCTGACGAAATTCCAAAACCAATCGCGGCAGGGAAAATCGCGAATGGAGGCTTCCATCGCGGCACTTCACAAATGCGGCCCCGCCATGTGGCAAACGACCGCCGTCTGCGCGATCTCACCTTTGGTTTACGGGCTGTCAGAATTCCAACCCACCCAGCGTTTTGCCTTCATGATGTTTGGTCTGCTGGTGGCGGCTTTGGTCGGCGATGTCTTGCTGCTACCGGCGTTACTGGCATCGCCGCTGGGTCGATTTCTGACGCCTAAACTCGCCCGCGCACAAAATCAGCCGGGAAGTTAGCCAAAGGGTGCACTTCACCCGCGCCACCGAGCCATCGCTTCGGTTACGATGAGAGGCGGAAGGGGCAAGCACGCTCCTTTAAATCCCGCCTTGAACGAAGTTTCCCACCATGATCCGAAGCTGGACCCTCGCGGCCGTACTGGGCTGCTGGCTCGTCTCCCCCGCCTATCTAACATCAACGCGCGCCGCTGACGAAACGTTGGCACCACCCAACATTCTGTGGCTGACCAGCGAAGACAACGGTCCGCAGCTCGGTTGCTACGGCGATGAATACGCCGACACACCTCACCTGGACCAACTCGCCTCTCGCTCGCTGCGTTATCAAAAGTGTTGGTCCAACGCGCCCGTTTGTGCTCCCGCGCGGACGACGTTGATCAGCGGCATGTATGCCACCAGCCTCGGTGGACAACACATGCGAAGCGGAGTGAAGGTGCCCGATGGGTTCCAGTTCTATCCCGACGTGTTGCGTGAAGCCGGATACTACTGCACCAACAATTCGAAGACCGATTACAACTTCGTCAAAGGTCTCGGCAAAGGAGGCTGGCACCAATGCGATGGCAAAGCCCACTTCCGCAACCGCCCGCGAAAAGATCAACCGTTCTTTGCCATTTTCAATTTCACGATCAGCCACGAAAGCAAGATTCGCAACGAGCACAC
Coding sequences within:
- a CDS encoding efflux RND transporter permease subunit; the encoded protein is MTADSAKPSFLERPGPLGLTVALLILMGFFFFLPSAFRAARMGLKNKENDVKDWLPSDFPETAELDWFADHFAGESFVLLTWEGCNVGDQRLRLLEEKLLHESANYREQLAAEEAWGEDALSLAEIQARVRARELGEELQLLPPGQELTNWGGEDEKWLASADGTWYYIQPDGKLFRWEESMNGPAALIRKVNKAAGRYELRGQFVTAFGDPSTPERVNPFYNDPMLLCAPLFQTVQTGATIAEELAAEDGPLWPIDLTDVTKKPIVAKRLAMERLTGTLFAPAVPFEFDWKPESFVEQLPADRRSEVPDDADQRIATTLQEFVDSRLEGDASRLPTALTQIQTDAWYAVYDSLGVEPPPRLTCLLVTLTDLAKDNLAFAIGRGTLGMPQGRLLQLAKQSGIQPPLPPSSAPPPFNREPPESIGGMPPLRMGGPPVDNIAIDEEGTVTLVRLVGYCILVGVLLSYFCFRSFKVTIMLFIVGGSAAMLSMSVVGWTGGRVDAILMSMPSLVYVLGLSGSIHVINYYRDEVRFRGRRGAATRALKHAALPCTLAALTTAIGLASLFTSNLKPISNFGLYSAIGVISTLGVLFSYLPAALETFSPQFGQDKAEERKRLAAAKKAANAEGTSPGDTTKPQKGAVSGELELAAWWAGVGRWITGNHAMVSTVCLVGLVLASLGLFKITTSVQLLKLFDPQARILRDYAWLEDHFGNLVPMEIVVRMPPEIQRPMRLANATTEEETEAEDKLSDPVSLSLLERIEAVSRIRKVVTRSLGEEGIAKVGQASSMDTFIAPLPDVSNGWSAQRNLFNNRLTESRSELLESDYVKLEKNGPLKDSELWRLSLRVSALSDVDYGLFINELKDAVDPVVQAYRVRSELIREIQQPDGTQIPKAKVLVLGAQNVVDLDSASLVKVDEATGEKVVDQQAIFLSTLRELLGNERIRQSWIDPNAEDAIARTTDDNWDRRIAAADVVVDVSDLPFADSAELADDSAALATKGAARLLTARDVIAKSIPKHILALDKVASGQPDRLPIFELDEPATPQVIYTGVVPVVYKAQRTLLGSLVESILLAFVLIGIVMIVLLNPGAFPTRWLMPANIQSGLLAGAVSMIPNVFPVLLVFGLMGHLRTAVDIGTMMTASVAMGVAVDDTIHFLTWFRQFLEEGKTRREAVIETYRRVGPAMTQTTIVGGLGLFIFAMSTFTPTQRFGTLMLVMLAAALIGDLILLPALLAGPLGKVFKPRHDHLGKPTFDPGQSGIAAASEIGGVELDSMSESARVNDDRVVTEDTPVLKLHKPPARKDANRPSPKG
- a CDS encoding efflux RND transporter permease subunit, producing the protein MPLKSLADQATSYRVRFCIGLVAVCILAPLAIRDSARALGTMYNAPALWLPEDMPVRKQYDDFSKLFQGQDVLMIGWDGAKIGSESVDEAAKALLPLTESTPQRAAYLEGVSSGQRVFDVLTSPPTSFSERATRARLRGSLIGEDGEQTIVLATFTEAGSLKRQEVIDDIRQIVSDKIGVDAEQIYTAGPPTDGALVDAEAQTSIDRYTLPSVILGALICVFCLRSLVLTAIIIIVAVIGQGMSLAMVLYSGIEMNAILIVLPPLVFVLTASAGIHLCNYYRDAMCSDPDIDPTAATRQAMKAGILPCWLAATTTIIGLGSLGLVRLVPVSAFGLIAAGSVFSTLLLLLLLLPGAMQWHGARHQAKHRASRKSTNAEDNDPLPVQTWRKNIGHAWEAFAAKFMKVPITVVTIFTLITAVAASGLPDLTTSVNIPRMFPAESRIRTDYAWFEEHIGPTINAEVVVQFAPEAMPDPIDRFRLVRDVDDHLRQTELVGGVFSARSFLPSPPSKKSRSIRSTVLEANIRRQLNDPDSALQDAGYIASDEAGNQLWRISFRFPFDEDIDYRSEFERVQAELTPILEEAGDGITGTFTGGVPMTTESQDVLLQDLFRSFLAAFGIVAIIMMLLLRSVSGGLVAMFPNLFPTITLFGTMGLMQTPLDIGSVMTASVALGIAVDGTIHFLTKFQNQSRQGKSRMEASIAALHKCGPAMWQTTAVCAISPLVYGLSEFQPTQRFAFMMFGLLVAALVGDVLLLPALLASPLGRFLTPKLARAQNQPGS